In Miscanthus floridulus cultivar M001 chromosome 5, ASM1932011v1, whole genome shotgun sequence, one genomic interval encodes:
- the LOC136454681 gene encoding protease Do-like 8, chloroplastic, whose protein sequence is MRTTCDLGAMSSKALLLVSKRKLIALSAFCLSLHSSRYFPALALGDTSVKIEDVTPKIFPSGPLFPTEKRIAELFETNTYSVVNIFDATLRPQLNVTGVVEIPEGNGSGVVTSGETGCTPGSQPPSVPVLKPGVPNRD, encoded by the exons ATGAGGACAACATGTGATCTTGGTGCAATGTCAAGCAAAGCCTTATTGCTTGTGTCAAAGAGGAAGCTTATTGCTTTGTCAGCCTTTTGTCTTAGCTTACATTCTTCAAGGTACTTTCCAG CACTTGCTTTGGGTGATACATCTGTCAAAATCGAGGATGTGACTCCCAAGATTTTTCCATCTGGGCCATTATTTCCAACTGAG AAACGGATCGCAGAACTATTCGAAACAAATACTTACTCAGTCGTCAACATTTTTGATGCAACACTACGGCCACAGCTTAATGTTACTGGTGTTGTGGAG ATCCCTGAAGGAAATGGTTCTGGTGTAGTCACTAGTGGAGAAACaggctgtactcccggttctcaaccgccttcagtcccggttttgaaACCGGGAGTaccaaatcgggactaa